Proteins from a single region of Strix aluco isolate bStrAlu1 chromosome W, bStrAlu1.hap1, whole genome shotgun sequence:
- the LOC141917757 gene encoding neuronal regeneration-related protein-like codes for MVYQPRLTIWVSQKLFPTSPGNGEFPKGYLPISKEANHKKKSEAEVAFLTPVDGYGHNFTKINYLFSVITLPFLLQMVLGFDEVMVSYIRNCFCVNHQV; via the exons GTTTATCAACCAAGGTTAACAATTTGGGTTAGCCAGAAACTCTTTCCAACCAGCCCAGGGAATGGGGAATTTCCAAAG gGATATCTTCCTATCTCAAAGGAAGCAAATCACAAGAAGAAAAGTGAGGCTGAAGTGGCATTCCTGACTCCAGTAGATGGCTATGGACACAATTTCACCAAAATCAATTACCTCTTTTCAGTCATAACTCTTCCATTTCTATTACAGATGGTTCTAGGGTTTGATGAGGTCATGGTGTCATATATCAGGAATTGTTTCTGTGTAAATCATCAAGTGTAA